Within the Eucalyptus grandis isolate ANBG69807.140 chromosome 1, ASM1654582v1, whole genome shotgun sequence genome, the region ATGCTATTAATCTATTGAACTCATTGAGAAGGCAACCGGATATAGTCAACTCCGCTATTTTCCATGACCTAATTCTTGCAGTGTATTGGCATAGCCTGAGGATAAAAGTGGGCCCCATGTCTGGGATTCAGAGTGTTGGCATGGACTATATTGTGTATTTTATTTAAACATAGCTCAGCAGATAGGTATATTTATGAGTTTGCTTAATGTGGAATGTGATATAATACAATTGTTTCTGCCCGGCGATTTTCTTGTTTTACTGCTGGATATTCAATTTGTTGTTATATCTGCTCTTCTGCATGACggcaaaaatgtttttctttttaattttttccatcTTGGTTGTTTTAACAGCTCTACTATACTCAAGACTTGTCAATTTTTCTTAAAGTAGGCATTGTTCTTTCATGTCTGTCAACCTACAGGAACTGCTTGGTCATGTGTTCATATTCTAACCTGAATTTATAATGCTTTCGTTATAAGCCACGTGATATGCTAAATTTAAGTTATCCATGGGTGTAGACCGAAAAATGCGGTTCTGGAATAGTAGCAGATGAAGATATCAAGCAGGGGGAGTTTGTCATTGAATATGTTGGAGAAGGTAAGGCCTTAAAGTTGCTGCTGAAGATTGTATGTTCTTtggaaagtaaaaattttaaagactCTATTCataccttttgttctttttgggtAATTATATTGTGCCAAAATTGCCTGCTTCCCAGAATACAGAAATGATGTTATTAGATATTCCAACTTTTTGAGTTTTGAggaaacaaaagtaaaaatggGCAATCTATAGATACTAATTGTTAATCTGAAGTATCAGTataagaagaatgttgattttttttcacttgaaaaattatttttaaagtaCAATAACTTTTGTAAGTAAAAGCTGCTGTGGaagatttttatgttttatctTCAGAAGCAACGTTTTGAGAGCTCTGGAGCTCTTCCAGATGTGTAGTAACTTTTGGTTACTGTCTGTTTATTTTACCAACTTACATTGTCTTCTTGGGTATGCCTTTTGAACTGACCTCTTTAAATAAACCAATTGCTTAAAAGATTAAGCAGCATGTTGATCTTCTTTGATGCAGTCATTGATGACAAAACTTGTGAAGAAAGGCTTTGGAATATGAAACATCGGGGTGAAACAAATTTCTACCTGTGTGAAATAAATCGAGACATGGTAATTGATGCGACATACAAGGGAAACAAGTCGAGATATATCAACCATAGTTGTTGTCCCAATACTGAGATGCAGAAATGGTTTTCCActcattctttttccttgcttGTATTCCACTTTGCTCATAGGAAAATACAGCATGTTAAACTTTTTCTTAACAGGATAATCGATGGTGAAACGAGAATTGGTATTTTTGCGACTCGCGACATCAAAAAGGGCGAGCATCTTACCTACGATTATCAGTATGAAGACTTTCATTATGCTTTGGTGTTATATCAGGAGCATCCTGTTTTTCTGTGCTATTTTGTAAGAACGGTCTTAAATTTCTTAGATTCTTGTAGCATTCTAATATGTCTAGCAGGTTTGTCCAGTTTGGTGCAGATCAAGATTGTCACTGTGGCGCTGTAGGTTGTAGGAGAAAGCTTGGTGTCAAGCCTAGCAAGCCTAAGATGTGTTCAGAAGCAGCGTTGAAGTTAGTGGCATGCCAGGTTGCAGTTTCTCCCAAATTGGAGGGAGTCTTACCCAGaaatgatgtatgtacatgccACTCGTTGGTGATAAATTCTTGTAGCACTTTACACATTCTCCTGGTTTTACAAGGGCttaagtttgagattttgtgaaataaTACGTGGGGAGTTCAAAGTTCAAGGAAAAGGAACATTTATTCTTGTAGAACTTTACACATTATTTGAGTTCCTGTCTATGGACATATTTTTATCTATAAAATAGCTTTGGCATccttattttattctctttctGGAGGTATATCTCTTGTACTTCCCTCCAAATACttgttttcatcttcttttttaaaattatattgtgCACATCACATTTTTTTCACTAGATCAGACAGTAGTCTGACTTCTTGTTATTGATTTTGGAAGGTTTGCCAGAATGGAGGTCTGCATGCAGGTTTTGCAAACTTTTCTCTATATAGTTTTGCTAAAGCTTTTAAATCGCCATCATCCATTTTctcaagttgatttttttttctattaggaAATTCAAGGTACATTCGCTGTCAACGATCTCCTCACAACTGCGTAGGGGAAGTCATCAGAATTACTCGTCCAATGAATGAGAGGTTGGTTAGTCTTTCTTGATCCAGTTTACTTGAACcattcttttttcattgatttattctctttttctttcccttgtctGCAATGACAAAATGGTGAATTTCAAAGTGAATTATATGACAGCCTGGTCACGTTTATTTGTTTTCTACTGTATTTCCTTATGTAAATTTTGTCTGATTTGATCTCCAGGACTTTTGGGATTATCAGACGCTTTGATAACTTTTCCAGGAAACATTCTGTAAGATCAAGTCCCTTTTAGTATAATGAAATCTACTGCATAATCAAGTCTTAGTATATAATGGAATCTACTGCATGATTTTAATGTGAAACCACTTGGTTGCTGCAGATAATGTTTGAAGATGGTGCTGTCGAATTTCTTGATATGTCAAAAGAAGATTGGGAATTTGTGACTTTGTAACCATATGTATCGGTAAGTATTCTACTTAGCCTGTTACTATTATGCTATCTGTATTTCTgagtaaacaatttttttggcatGTGATTAGTATGTTTTAGCCTTAATTTTTTCAAGTGCATGCTTCCCATGTTAAGCAATCTCTAGAATAAGGAACTGATAATGTATGGGAAGCAGATTCTCCACGATTGATAAAGATCTTTGTGGCACTGAagttaaaaaaaagtgtttgagatgacaaaataaagaagCCTGTCATTTTAATCTACAAAAGGACACAATCTAGCTACTCAGATGTTTGTCTGAAATTGGTTCGTAATCTGCGATGAGATTATGCTTTGCTGCCAATGCTAGTTTTTGGATGCAGAATGTCTTGGTGAGATGTCATTTAATTGATTATAGACTGTGTTGCTTGGGCTTGTTGCTCTGCCGCCTGCCCCCTACTGTATGGTAGCATTGTCAACACTACAATAGTGTGGTTAGACGATCTGTGTTCCCCAAAAAAGAGCACTAGAACTTGTATGTTATTAATGGGCCAAATACTGATCCACAGGGTTAATATTCTTGATCATGTGAACTTCTCTAAATTAGAAGCTGGAAATGAATTTGTTGTCTTTGGTAGAAGGAGCAAATACTGATTCACGTCTAGATTACTATTTGTCAATAGGGTTCCCGGACTATTAATGAACTGTCCTCTATTGGACATATAGTATACCCTTTATTTCATGGCTAGAGCAATTTATTCTTCCATCTAAAGGGGTAGTTGAACTTGCCTCAAAATGCTTCCTCGGTGACTGTATCTGGCTTAAATTTAAGCAGGAAGTTCCTCTATTTTGTTCTTACAATGCTCCTCTTTCGAATTATCGGTTGATTGTACGAGTAATAATGCTCTACGTTTGTTTTTTGTGTTTCCTTGTGATACTTATGTGGCACGTTTTCAAAAGAAAGTAACTTGTCTTCCCGCATGTGCCCCTTGCTGATTGGAGCATGCTGTTCTTCCAGCCCCCGCTTTGCTGCTGCTGATGGGCTAACCTTTCCGAGCTGAATTTCAGGTCGTGGACTATTCGAGATCGACGATGCTCAAAACCAACTCCCCATGCTACCTGCAATGAAGAGTGTGCATAAGCAGTTCTGGCAGGATGCATGAGAATATCGTGCCGACCTCACCCAATGCATATGCGTCCGAGATGAAAatcccattctctctctctctcaagaatgTTGTTGTACCAGTTGTGTAACAAGTAAAATTACTTTGGTTACCATTGTTAAAGTTCGATTCCAGCAAACTTTAGGTCTCTAATTTGATTGACGATCCGGGGAGCACCCCGGTCTGTGACATTAGGTGAGATAGCAATAATTGGATTAGAAAGCCGTTTTCCTTTCTGTGATGCATCTGCAATTTTTTGGCTCTGTACAGGCTGAACTTTTTCAACCCAGTTGAACCTGAAGCCTCGTTACTTGTTTGACCACCTCTTCTTCCACccaccccctctctctttctctctcaaaggGAAGGTGGGTTGGTGTGCCGCCCTCTTGCCAACAACCCCCACGAGAATTTTCAAATCTTCTCCGGCGGAATCGGGGGACGCAATCATGACCGCGTCGGTTCTGCGTGAGCTCGCATCTATGCACCTTTGGATGAGGTGAGATTCACTTGATCGAACGGAAGATGCGAGCCGTGCTCGCGTGGTTTTAGATGTACCATGTTCTTTCTCAAACGTGGGGGAGACCGTGGATCTCGTGGTGCCACGACATTCGTGGAGATCTTGTGCCCTTTGTCATGACTCATTACCAACTTTCCAGCCAGCGACCTGCAGCTGGTGGGGACCATCGTCCGGTCGTACCTCGCGCATGATAAATGCGCACGTTGATCTTCCGATTTACTCGCCGAGGTGTTCATTCCTTTAATCGTAGTCCTCTGAAAGGCTCTTATTCCGAGACCCGTCGGCAGATTCTCTCGAGCTTTAGCATTTTTCGGGACGCTTAATACAGTTTCTCTCTTTTAACTTCGTCCTCGGGCGGCGTAGCCGGCCACGCCAGATCTGACTACCGGCACCAGGCGAGGGCCGTGGctcgagcgacggtggccggagCCAGATCATTTTGTTCTTTAAATAGCTAAATACCAAGTTGCTTCCTAGTGCGtgcctttttctttattcctcACTGTTCTTTTCTTGACGTTCTGGCCACGCTGTCTGAATTCGTGAACTCCACACCATGTGCGTGCATTATTAAACGGTGCATAATAGCTTTGCATCTTGCACATTCgtctcctccatctctctctctctctctctccgccgccgccgtcggtaGGGCTTGGTCGTCCCTGAGAAAACCACATTGTTCATATCTTCGCGTCCATCAAGATGAAGGCGATAGAGAAGATCAGAGAGGCTCTCGACGGCCGCGGGGACGATGGGGAGCCCGTGTTCTCGTTCGAGTTCTTCACGCCGAGGAAGAAGGCCGACGTCAACGCCCTGCTGGACCTCATAGGCCGCCTGGTGGTCCACGGGCCGGCGTTCTGCGACCTCACGTGGCGGACCGGCAGCTTGGCCACCGACGACGTCACCCTGGACATGGTGGGAAAGATGCAGAACGCGGTCGGCGTGGAGACCATGATGCACCTCACCTGCACCAACATGCCCGTCCAGAGGATCGACCGCGCGCTCGACAGGATCAAGTCCGACGGCATCCGGAACGTGCTCGCGCTCCGCGGCGACCCGCCGACCGGCCAGCTCAAGTTCGTCCCGGTCCCCGACGGCTACGGCAGCGGCCTTGACTTGGTAAGCAAGGGCCGACAATGCATGGTTCACGTGTCGACTTCGGGGTTATCGAACCCGTTTGACTCTTGTCATTGCGAAAACGATAGCATTTCCTACCGAAGGTGCTCAAAAGTTTGATTTGTTGAGATTTCTGACCTCAAATCTCAATGATTGACAGCTTCATTTACCCATATACGGCCCTAAATATTCACCCACTAAGCATTTAAAACCTAGGAAAGAGAAATGCTAGatatcctttttttcccttttcgaaAAATGTTAGATATCCTAATCATTCAGAAGTTAGGTCCAAAATATCTTTGTGCAAAAATGAACCGTCTTTTCTGATGAAAGAGGCGCGTCTTTTTGAACTGCAGAACCAACAAATCATATGTAACAATTAATGCTTTGCGTACCATGCTTTGTATGTGGCTCTGTTTCggtctttataattttttttttttttctggatctggttttttttttttttttttttttttttttttctggatctGGGTTTATAATTGCAGGTGAAACACATCAAAGACAAATATGGGGATTACTTTGGCATTACTGTTGCTGGCTACCCAGGTTCTTTGATCTGCTTTACTCAATTGTTACATTAAAAGCCTGCATATTTCCCTTTGTTTCATTAGTCGAGGCCACTATATCATAATACACTGTTGTTTAATATGTTCAGAGGGCCATCCTGATGTCATAGGAAGCAATGGCGTGGCCTCGGATGAGGATTACCAGAATGAGCTCGCCTACTTGAAGCGAAAGGTCTGGTTTCTTCGGTGAATATTGCTGTTGTGTGTGTCCCAATCGGTGCCAATTGGTGCTTATGGTTTTTTCATGTCTCCCCTGAATCTTTTTGTAGGTGGATGCTGGAGCGGACCTCATTATTACTCAACTGTTTTTTGACACAGATATTTTCCTCAAGTTTGTGAACGACTGTCGCCAAGTCGGAATAACTTGTCCCATTGTTCCTGGCATCATGCCGATCGGCACCTATAAAGGCTTTGCGCGCATGACTAGTATATGCAGAACAAAGGTTAGAGTCACCTTCTTCTCTATGTTATCATGATATATATCCTCTTCCAGTACTTTCAGATATTGCTCGTGTTTTGCATGGTTTCAGGCGTTCACGATGCAGTGTAGAATCAGTTAATTATGTTGATTCTGCTAGTTTTGTGATCACTAAATGTTTCGGTATTGCAGATACCGGCTGAAGTTTCCGCTGCTCTGGAACCAATAAAGGATAATGACGAAGCTGTTAGGAACTATGGAATTCACCTTGGAACAGAAATGTGCAAGAAAATTTTGGCTAGTGGAATCAAGACTCTTCACATTTATACCTTCAACAAGGAAGCCTCGGCCGTGGCAGTACTAATGGTTGTTCCGAATACCCTATGACTGTTTAGAAATTTTGACAGGCAGTCCAGTTTGTTCTGGCTTTTATCCTAACTTGCACTGCATATCTTAATCAGAATCTTGGCTTGATTGGAGAAGCCAAAGTTTCAAGGTCTCTTCCCCGGAGACATCCTGCGAAAGTCCTTCCTGTTGAGGAAGATCAACACCCGAATTCAAATACTACGGAGGCCAAAAAGAAGTTTTAGCATCAGTATATTGGCGTTTCGTCGATGCAGTAAATTATCAGCATCTCACTAATAGGGCGAGTCATCCAAAGGGCTGACATTTCAAGGACCACGGCATGGGACCAATGCCCTCTCAAATGGGGGTGATAGAGGAGCAACTGGGACCGGAGAGGTTCTCGTTCCGATTCAGGTCATTGTATCATTGATAtactttgaaataaatttatttctctctctctcttcatttctaAATTTATATTGGACTAAATATCTACAATAGGTAGTTGATGCTTGTGGTGTCTAAGTCGTTCAGTGTCAGTTGAGATGTGAGTTTGGAAAACCATTTGAGGTTAAAGCTTGTAATTGTAGAAGAGTCCATGTTGAGCTCTCGTAGAGCACTCCTTCTGTACTATGTTGGTGGTAAGAGCCTACATATAAACAAGAGTGCTCTGTCTTAGAGATGTACACTTGAGACCAACAATTCCATTATTGTAATACAATTACACCATTTAACAAGATTTCTCTTCATTAACTCTATTGCTCCTTCACTTGATCACTTGCCAAATTCTTGTctcacacacacatacacattAGAGATTTACATTTTCATAATCCAACAATTGGTGTTGGAGCAAGGCAGCCAGGGGACATGAACCTAGCAATCAGGAGCGTGGTACACGAAGATAGTGGTTAGGGATCATTGTACGTGAGCAGGCTTCAGGGACCGGAGTGcattgaagttttgcccatgtGCAGTTAGAGATTGTGATATATCCAAGTGAGGTGACTGATAGCAGTATCGAGAAGCTTAACAActccaataataataattggaGTACCATGTGCAG harbors:
- the LOC104453351 gene encoding histone-lysine N-methyltransferase ASHH3 isoform X2, with amino-acid sequence MPVTKKNSECSQIGQVFGKLMKQMGTPKDFELPEWFTKEKPAPYSFIRRNIYLTKKMKRRLDDDGIFCSCSPSPGSSVVCNKDCHCGMLLSSCSSGCKCGSSCINKPFQNRPMKKMKLVQTEKCGSGIVADEDIKQGEFVIEYVGEVIDDKTCEERLWNMKHRGETNFYLCEINRDMVIDATYKGNKSRYINHSCCPNTEMQKWIIDGETRIGIFATRDIKKGEHLTYDYQFVQFGADQDCHCGAVGCRRKLGVKPSKPKMCSEAALKLVACQVAVSPKLEGVLPRNDVCQNGGNSRYIRCQRSPHNCVGEVIRITRPMNERTFGIIRRFDNFSRKHSIMFEDGAVEFLDMSKEDWEFVTL
- the LOC104453351 gene encoding histone-lysine N-methyltransferase ASHH3 isoform X1, with translation MPVTKKNSECSQIGQVFGKLMKQMGTPKDFELPEWFTKEKPAPYSFIRRNIYLTKKMKRRLDDDGIFCSCSPSPGSSVVCNKDCHCGMLLSSCSSGCKCGSSCINKPFQNRPMKKMKLVQTEKCGSGIVADEDIKQGEFVIEYVGEVIDDKTCEERLWNMKHRGETNFYLCEINRDMVIDATYKGNKSRYINHSCCPNTEMQKWIIDGETRIGIFATRDIKKGEHLTYDYQFVQFGADQDCHCGAVGCRRKLGVKPSKPKMCSEAALKLVACQVAVSPKLEGVLPRNDVCQNGGLHAGNSRYIRCQRSPHNCVGEVIRITRPMNERTFGIIRRFDNFSRKHSIMFEDGAVEFLDMSKEDWEFVTL
- the LOC104453604 gene encoding methylenetetrahydrofolate reductase 2, which gives rise to MKAIEKIREALDGRGDDGEPVFSFEFFTPRKKADVNALLDLIGRLVVHGPAFCDLTWRTGSLATDDVTLDMVGKMQNAVGVETMMHLTCTNMPVQRIDRALDRIKSDGIRNVLALRGDPPTGQLKFVPVPDGYGSGLDLVKHIKDKYGDYFGITVAGYPEGHPDVIGSNGVASDEDYQNELAYLKRKVDAGADLIITQLFFDTDIFLKFVNDCRQVGITCPIVPGIMPIGTYKGFARMTSICRTKIPAEVSAALEPIKDNDEAVRNYGIHLGTEMCKKILASGIKTLHIYTFNKEASAVAVLMNLGLIGEAKVSRSLPRRHPAKVLPVEEDQHPNSNTTEAKKKF